A section of the Deltaproteobacteria bacterium genome encodes:
- a CDS encoding efflux RND transporter periplasmic adaptor subunit: protein MKTKYLLIGILALIVAGAVITACGKLGGAKKLQDEHGEISHYTCPMHPQIHEDHPGECPICHMQLVPVYKQEKEEPSSAVEKPTGPLVALSTERQQLIGVTKEPVKKRQLVKTIRSVGQTAFDPELAVAQREFVEIVKNVPSLKTAAVSRLKLLGMSDKEIKDLEKKKKVETSLYLPQEGSTVWVYAPIYEHEMPLVKVGQPVTLTLPSTQQTFEGTIRGIEPVLNLTTRSSRVRIEVPGAAGMLKPGAYLDAAIQIDLGEVLAIPKSAVIDTGVRQVAFVVRDSDRQSGSDRQSGSDHFQATDVSLGAETDMDREVISGLKEGDIVATSAVFLLDSESRLKAAVAGMETPSCPEGEYWDVGMSMCMPKAGN, encoded by the coding sequence ATGAAAACAAAATATCTATTAATCGGCATTCTTGCCCTAATCGTTGCCGGAGCGGTGATCACCGCCTGCGGTAAATTGGGGGGGGCCAAAAAACTGCAGGACGAGCACGGTGAAATTTCCCACTACACCTGTCCGATGCATCCGCAGATACACGAGGACCATCCCGGCGAGTGCCCCATCTGCCACATGCAGTTGGTACCGGTCTACAAACAGGAAAAAGAAGAACCATCGTCAGCCGTGGAAAAACCGACGGGACCATTGGTCGCTCTTTCCACCGAGCGCCAGCAGTTGATCGGTGTGACAAAAGAGCCGGTGAAAAAACGGCAACTGGTCAAAACAATTCGATCGGTCGGTCAGACGGCGTTTGACCCGGAGCTGGCGGTGGCTCAGCGGGAATTCGTCGAGATCGTCAAAAATGTTCCTTCGCTCAAAACCGCCGCTGTCTCCCGGCTGAAACTTCTCGGAATGAGCGACAAGGAGATCAAGGATCTCGAAAAGAAAAAGAAGGTCGAGACGAGTCTCTACCTGCCGCAGGAAGGAAGTACCGTCTGGGTGTATGCGCCGATCTATGAACATGAGATGCCGCTGGTCAAAGTCGGCCAGCCGGTGACCTTGACCCTCCCTTCGACGCAACAAACATTTGAAGGAACGATTCGCGGGATCGAGCCGGTACTGAACCTGACCACACGCAGTTCCCGCGTCCGGATTGAAGTTCCCGGCGCGGCCGGAATGTTGAAACCAGGCGCCTATCTGGATGCGGCCATCCAGATCGATTTGGGCGAGGTGCTGGCGATCCCCAAGTCGGCCGTCATTGATACGGGGGTGAGACAGGTGGCCTTCGTCGTGCGCGACAGCGACCGCCAGTCGGGCTCCGACCGCCAGTCGGGCTCCGACCACTTTCAGGCGACTGATGTCTCGCTGGGGGCCGAAACGGATATGGATCGCGAAGTGATTTCCGGCCTCAAGGAGGGGGACATCGTCGCGACAAGCGCCGTGTTCCTGCTCGATTCCGAAAGCCGTCTGAAGGCCGCCGTGGCCGGCATGGAAACGCCGTCATGCCCGGAGGGGGAATATTGGGATGTGGGAATGAGCATGTGTATGCCGAAGGCGGGAAATTGA
- a CDS encoding efflux RND transporter permease subunit encodes MIEKIIEFSARNKFLVLALTVMAVAIGIRSIQKVPLDAIPDLSDTQVIIYSKWDRSPDIIEDQVTYPIVTSLLGAPKVQAIRGISDFGFSYVYVIFEDGTDVYWARSRTLEYLSKIMPRLPEGVKTELGPDATGVGWVYQYALVDETGTNDLASLRSFQDWNLRFHLQSVPGVAEVASIGGFVKQYQVNINPNALLAYNIPLMHVVEAIRKSNNEVGGRLVEFSDAEYMIRGKGYIKSIADIENIAIGADAKTGTPILVKNLGSVRIGPEMRRGVADLDGKGDAVGGIVVIRYGENALNVIDAVKKKLKEIEPSLPKGVKIVTTYDRSDLIHRAIHTLNRTLIEEMIIVSLVIIIFLWHFPSAIIPIVTIPVAVILSFIPMEALGLTSNIMSLGGIAVAIGALVDASIVVVENAHKKLEKWEAEGRKGNYHDILIEAIKEVARPSFFSLLVIAVSFMPVFTLEAEEGRLFKPLAFTKNFAMAIAAVLAITLSPALQLLVTRFHKFKKGPAWLCALGNRLFTAKMMPEEHHPISQILFKLYDPPIQWVLKHPKRTIQIAVGVVIITIIPFMRLGSEFMPPLNEGAILYMPTSLPGISVSEAERTMQIQDRILKSFPEVERVYGKVGRADTSTDPAPFSMAETTVVLKPEKEWRKVKRWYSWMPSTYHFLFRWFWPDRISWEELIAEMNAKLQLPGWTNAWTMPIKNRIDMLATGIRTPVGIKVFGSDFKKIEEIGGRLEGILKEVKGTRSVYAERVAGGYFLDFDLRRDHLARYGLTVADAQMIIMSAIGGENITTTVEGRGRFPVNLRYAREQRDDLDDLKRVLVPTPSGAQIPLTELADISLKTGPSMIRDENGMLAGYVFIDMTGRDIGSYVNEAKKVVREKLDLPTGYSLQWSGQYEAMERVKKRLMLVVPLTLMIVFLLLFFNTGSTAKTLIILMAVPFSAVGAIWLLYFLGYNTSVGVWVGLIALLGLDAETGIFMLLFLDLAYDHNVKHGRMRNTEDLKEAIIHGAVKRVRPKVMTVAVAFMGLMPIMWSHGAGADTMKRIAAPMVGGLFTSFIMELLVYPAIYFLWKQRSLPKE; translated from the coding sequence ATGATAGAAAAAATCATCGAATTCTCCGCACGCAACAAATTCCTGGTCCTCGCCCTGACCGTCATGGCGGTGGCGATCGGCATCCGCTCGATCCAAAAGGTGCCGCTCGACGCCATTCCCGATCTTTCCGACACGCAGGTGATCATTTATTCCAAGTGGGACCGGAGCCCTGATATTATCGAGGATCAGGTCACCTATCCCATCGTCACCTCGCTTCTCGGCGCCCCAAAGGTGCAGGCCATCCGCGGCATCTCCGATTTCGGCTTTTCGTATGTCTACGTTATCTTTGAAGACGGCACCGATGTCTATTGGGCCCGAAGCCGCACCCTCGAATATCTCTCCAAGATCATGCCGAGACTTCCGGAAGGGGTGAAAACGGAACTGGGTCCGGACGCTACGGGCGTCGGCTGGGTCTATCAATACGCCCTCGTGGACGAGACCGGCACAAATGATCTCGCTTCGTTGAGAAGTTTTCAGGACTGGAATCTTCGCTTTCATCTTCAAAGCGTCCCGGGCGTCGCCGAGGTCGCCAGCATCGGCGGCTTTGTAAAGCAATACCAGGTCAACATCAATCCCAATGCCCTTTTGGCCTACAACATCCCGCTGATGCATGTGGTCGAGGCGATTCGCAAAAGCAACAATGAAGTCGGCGGTCGGCTGGTGGAATTTTCCGATGCCGAATACATGATCCGCGGGAAGGGCTACATCAAATCGATCGCCGATATCGAAAATATCGCTATCGGGGCCGACGCAAAAACCGGCACGCCGATTTTGGTGAAAAACCTAGGCTCCGTCCGGATCGGGCCCGAAATGCGCCGCGGCGTGGCCGACTTGGACGGCAAGGGGGATGCCGTTGGGGGAATTGTTGTCATCCGCTACGGCGAGAATGCGCTGAATGTCATCGATGCGGTCAAAAAGAAGCTCAAAGAAATCGAACCGTCGCTTCCCAAAGGGGTTAAAATCGTCACCACCTACGACCGCTCGGACCTGATCCATCGCGCAATCCACACCCTGAACCGGACGTTGATTGAAGAAATGATCATCGTCTCTCTGGTGATCATTATTTTTCTTTGGCATTTCCCCTCCGCCATCATTCCGATTGTCACCATTCCTGTTGCCGTCATTCTTTCGTTTATTCCGATGGAGGCGTTGGGGCTCACCTCCAACATCATGTCGCTTGGCGGCATTGCGGTGGCGATCGGGGCGCTGGTGGACGCCTCGATCGTCGTTGTCGAAAACGCCCACAAAAAACTCGAGAAATGGGAGGCGGAAGGAAGAAAAGGAAATTATCACGACATTCTCATCGAGGCGATCAAAGAAGTGGCCCGTCCCAGCTTTTTTTCCCTGCTTGTCATCGCCGTCTCGTTCATGCCGGTTTTCACGTTGGAGGCCGAGGAAGGGCGTCTGTTCAAGCCGCTCGCCTTCACCAAAAACTTTGCCATGGCGATTGCGGCGGTTCTGGCGATTACCCTCTCGCCGGCGCTTCAACTGTTGGTGACCCGCTTTCACAAATTCAAGAAAGGGCCGGCCTGGCTCTGCGCCCTCGGAAACCGGCTTTTTACCGCCAAGATGATGCCGGAGGAACATCACCCGATCAGCCAGATTCTCTTTAAACTCTACGATCCGCCGATTCAGTGGGTCCTCAAACACCCGAAGCGGACCATCCAGATCGCCGTCGGCGTCGTCATCATCACCATCATTCCGTTCATGCGCTTGGGCTCCGAATTCATGCCGCCGCTTAACGAGGGAGCCATCCTCTATATGCCGACCAGCCTCCCCGGCATCTCGGTTTCCGAGGCCGAGAGAACGATGCAGATACAGGACCGGATTCTAAAATCCTTTCCCGAAGTGGAGCGGGTCTACGGCAAGGTCGGCCGGGCCGATACATCAACCGATCCGGCCCCTTTTTCGATGGCCGAGACGACGGTTGTTTTGAAACCCGAAAAAGAATGGCGCAAGGTCAAACGGTGGTATTCATGGATGCCTTCGACCTATCATTTTTTGTTCCGTTGGTTCTGGCCCGACCGCATTTCGTGGGAAGAACTGATTGCCGAGATGAATGCCAAACTTCAGCTCCCCGGATGGACGAATGCCTGGACCATGCCGATCAAAAACCGCATCGACATGCTGGCCACCGGCATCCGCACCCCGGTGGGGATCAAGGTTTTCGGATCGGACTTTAAAAAAATCGAAGAGATCGGGGGGCGCCTTGAAGGAATTCTCAAAGAGGTCAAAGGCACACGCAGTGTGTATGCCGAACGGGTGGCGGGGGGATATTTTTTGGACTTTGACCTCCGTCGCGATCACTTGGCCCGTTACGGGCTTACCGTCGCGGACGCGCAGATGATCATCATGTCGGCCATTGGCGGCGAAAACATCACGACGACGGTTGAGGGGCGTGGGCGCTTTCCGGTAAACTTAAGGTACGCGCGGGAACAACGCGACGATCTTGACGACCTGAAACGAGTTTTGGTGCCAACCCCTTCCGGCGCGCAGATCCCCCTGACGGAGCTGGCCGACATCAGTTTGAAAACGGGGCCTTCGATGATCCGCGACGAAAACGGCATGCTCGCCGGCTATGTCTTTATTGATATGACCGGCCGCGACATCGGAAGTTATGTGAACGAGGCCAAAAAGGTGGTCCGCGAGAAACTGGATCTCCCGACCGGCTATTCCCTTCAGTGGAGCGGACAGTACGAGGCGATGGAACGGGTGAAAAAGAGGCTCATGCTGGTGGTGCCGCTCACCCTGATGATCGTTTTTCTCCTCCTCTTTTTTAATACCGGCTCTACAGCAAAGACGCTGATTATCCTTATGGCCGTCCCATTTTCGGCCGTCGGCGCCATCTGGCTCCTTTACTTTTTGGGATACAATACCTCGGTTGGCGTCTGGGTCGGGTTGATTGCCCTCCTGGGGCTTGACGCCGAGACGGGAATCTTTATGTTGTTGTTTCTCGACCTTGCCTACGACCACAATGTAAAACATGGCCGGATGAGAAACACCGAGGATCTCAAGGAAGCCATTATCCATGGCGCAGTGAAACGGGTGCGCCCCAAGGTGATGACGGTGGCGGTGGCCTTCATGGGGCTGATGCCGATCATGTGG
- a CDS encoding TolC family protein: MKNLLTLLILLLPLPLHAQTLTLDEVVKTVRETHPAIESAKQDAESAKQMKKAESWLEDPMVGVMFEEVPLNSPSPGNADMTDYMVSQKLPFPSVLVTKNRALDAEYKAKLQMAIGRERERVFDAKKTYFELVAARNELKAQKAILGNYRQMVVSLETEYKTRGDKPAPSKEMSPGMETGALDMSTGSLFSDLMMAKMKKAEAEAAVYDLEHKEKTASARLNLMMGREAMTPIAKLEEPKVKKLSWDEKTLEQKLLAQNSDLKAMEWMVKKMEKEVSLAWQDLIPMVEPEFQYNRRQNMDNAYTLGINLNIPLWLNKKSHNISRAKAEQRKAKSELEAGVLDMKSSLHFLIHYAMEHRKIVLKYRGEVLPLARSAWNSAETAYQAGVISSSNLLQKLIGYHEASKMYWDIWMDYQMEYAMLEAMVGEEL; encoded by the coding sequence ATGAAAAATTTACTGACATTGTTGATTCTTCTTCTTCCGTTGCCCCTTCACGCCCAAACGCTGACGCTTGACGAGGTGGTGAAGACGGTCCGGGAAACGCATCCTGCCATCGAATCTGCCAAACAGGACGCCGAATCGGCCAAACAGATGAAAAAGGCCGAAAGCTGGCTCGAAGACCCGATGGTCGGCGTCATGTTTGAGGAAGTCCCGTTGAATAGCCCGAGTCCCGGCAATGCCGACATGACCGATTATATGGTCTCGCAAAAACTCCCCTTCCCATCGGTTCTCGTCACCAAAAACAGGGCGCTCGATGCCGAGTACAAGGCCAAACTCCAGATGGCAATAGGCAGAGAGCGCGAACGGGTATTCGATGCCAAAAAAACCTACTTCGAACTGGTCGCCGCCCGAAACGAGTTAAAGGCGCAAAAAGCCATTCTGGGAAATTACCGCCAGATGGTCGTCTCGCTGGAGACGGAATACAAAACACGAGGCGACAAGCCCGCCCCATCCAAAGAAATGTCGCCGGGAATGGAAACAGGCGCCCTCGACATGTCCACCGGTTCGCTTTTTTCGGACCTGATGATGGCCAAAATGAAAAAGGCCGAAGCGGAAGCCGCCGTTTATGACCTCGAACACAAGGAAAAAACGGCGAGCGCCCGGCTCAACCTGATGATGGGGCGCGAGGCGATGACTCCGATTGCAAAGCTCGAAGAGCCGAAGGTAAAAAAATTAAGCTGGGACGAAAAAACGCTGGAACAAAAGCTCCTCGCTCAAAACAGCGACCTTAAAGCGATGGAGTGGATGGTGAAAAAAATGGAAAAAGAGGTCTCTCTGGCCTGGCAGGATTTGATCCCGATGGTGGAGCCGGAGTTTCAGTACAACCGCCGTCAGAACATGGATAACGCCTACACGCTGGGAATCAATCTGAACATTCCGCTCTGGCTGAACAAGAAAAGTCACAACATCAGCAGAGCCAAGGCCGAACAGCGCAAGGCCAAATCGGAACTCGAGGCGGGAGTTCTCGACATGAAATCGTCGCTCCATTTTCTGATTCATTATGCCATGGAGCATCGGAAGATCGTGCTGAAATACCGAGGTGAGGTGCTCCCGCTGGCCCGTTCGGCCTGGAACTCCGCCGAGACGGCCTATCAGGCGGGCGTCATTTCATCGAGTAATTTGCTCCAGAAACTGATCGGCTATCACGAGGCCAGCAAAATGTACTGGGACATCTGGATGGATTACCAGATGGAATACGCCATGCTGGAGGCAATGGTCGGGGAGGAATTATAA